From one Bacteroides intestinalis DSM 17393 genomic stretch:
- a CDS encoding response regulator transcription factor, with product MKILIVEDEPDLRETIRISLLKEHFVVETAADYFSALDKVNDYDYDCILLDIMLPGGSGLDLLRELKRLHRSDSVLIISAKDSLDDKVEGLELGADDYLTKPFHLAELNARVKSVIRRRQAKGDVSITVGNLLLYPDKRQVEVGGVPLQLNRKEFDLLYYFIVNPNRVINKMSLAESVWGDNIDQADSLDFIYSQVKNLRRKLKQADATVELKAVYGFGYKLSES from the coding sequence ATGAAAATCCTGATTGTAGAAGACGAACCGGATTTGCGGGAAACAATCCGCATTTCCCTTTTGAAAGAACATTTCGTAGTGGAAACTGCTGCCGATTATTTTTCGGCGCTGGACAAAGTGAATGACTACGATTATGACTGCATCTTATTGGACATCATGTTGCCCGGTGGAAGTGGTCTGGATTTGTTGCGCGAACTTAAACGACTTCATCGTAGTGACAGTGTATTAATTATTTCTGCAAAAGATTCCTTGGATGACAAAGTAGAAGGACTGGAATTGGGAGCTGATGATTATCTGACCAAACCTTTCCATCTGGCGGAACTGAATGCGCGGGTAAAATCTGTTATTCGTCGGAGGCAGGCGAAAGGGGATGTTTCCATTACGGTGGGGAATCTGTTGCTTTATCCTGATAAACGGCAAGTGGAGGTCGGGGGAGTGCCTTTGCAACTTAACCGGAAAGAATTCGATTTACTTTATTACTTTATAGTCAACCCAAATCGTGTAATTAATAAAATGAGCCTTGCAGAGTCTGTATGGGGCGATAATATCGATCAGGCAGATTCTTTGGACTTTATTTATTCTCAAGTGAAAAATCTCCGCCGGAAATTGAAACAAGCTGATGCTACCGTGGAACTGAAAGCGGTATATGGTTTTGGCTATAAACTTTCCGAGTCATGA
- a CDS encoding DUF4738 domain-containing protein, producing MKNVFYFWICMAVWLLSACSSQKKGDGEDVQVLMKDSVDANGLQRMQVSDSKMSFTYNGKEYHSHVVRRPDDSLPVVTNEQGEKFVDNRITLRITSGGKSIVNKEFTKESFASLVDAKFLKHSILEGLVYDKNTSKGMVYAASICYPQSDLYIPLSITVSADGKISIAKEELLEEVYETDSI from the coding sequence ATGAAAAATGTATTTTACTTCTGGATATGTATGGCCGTGTGGCTGTTGTCAGCTTGTTCTTCTCAGAAAAAAGGAGATGGGGAAGATGTGCAGGTATTGATGAAAGACAGTGTGGATGCCAACGGTTTGCAACGTATGCAGGTGTCTGATAGTAAAATGAGTTTTACTTATAATGGTAAGGAGTATCACTCTCATGTGGTTCGTCGTCCGGATGACAGTTTGCCTGTTGTAACGAATGAACAGGGAGAAAAATTTGTAGATAACCGTATTACACTACGTATAACTTCCGGTGGTAAGTCTATTGTGAATAAAGAATTCACGAAAGAGAGTTTTGCTTCATTGGTGGATGCTAAATTCTTAAAACACTCTATTCTTGAAGGCTTGGTGTACGATAAAAACACATCCAAAGGCATGGTCTATGCAGCAAGCATCTGCTATCCGCAGTCCGATCTCTATATTCCATTATCAATAACTGTATCTGCTGATGGCAAGATTTCTATAGCGAAAGAAGAATTACTGGAAGAAGTGTACGAGACGGACAGTATTTGA
- a CDS encoding glycoside hydrolase family 3 C-terminal domain-containing protein: protein MKKELNLICSLLLFSVTVAGQATCKFLNPELPIVERVNDLVGRLTLEEKISQMLNNAPAIDRLGIPAYNWWNECLHGVARSPYPVTSFPQAIAMAATWDTESVHQMAVYASDEGRAIYHDATRKGTPGIFRGLTYWSPNINIFRDPRWGRGQETYGEDPFLTASIGVSFVKGLQGDDPVYLKSSACAKHYAVHSGPEWNRHTYDAKVNNHDLWDTYLPAFKELVVEGKVTGVMCAYNSFFGQPCCGNDLLMMDILRNHWKFGGYVTSDCGAVEDFYNTHKTHQDAAAASADAVLHGTDCECGNGAYRALADAVLRGLITEKQIDESLKKLFEIRFRLGMFDPDDRVPYSNIPLSVLECDAHKAHALKIARQSIVLLKNQDQLLPLNKNKIKKIAVVGPNADDKSVLLANYYGYPSHITTALEGIQKKVGNQVEVVYEKGVNLTDDFVFTSAYEDALFCYDGQQGFKADYYQNTQWQGNPGLSRLEKTVDYQWGDGQDVGDGIITRQMSAVWSTVFTPKQTGEVCFELKADDKAELYIDGVKQNKVGNINSYYLLNAEKGKSYPIEIRYVQHADNAEIKFDMGILRKADYKQTAAAVKDADVIIFVGGLSAKVEGEEMGVEIEGFKRGDRTSISIPSVQQNLLKELYATGKPVVFVMMTGSALGLEWESAHLPAILNAWYGGQAGGQAIADVLFGDYNPSGRLPLTFYKSVNDLPDFEDYSMENRTYRYFTGTPVYPFGYGLSYTTFQYSSLKLQPSPDKRSVKVTAKITNTGKMEGEEVAQLYVSNPRDFVTPIRALKGFKRINLKPGESQTVEFVLTSKELSVVDISGKSVPMKGKVQISLGGGQPSTQMIKSKSCVQGDIL, encoded by the coding sequence ATGAAAAAAGAATTGAATCTTATTTGCAGTTTGCTTTTATTCTCTGTCACAGTGGCGGGACAAGCGACATGCAAATTCTTGAATCCAGAACTTCCGATAGTGGAAAGAGTAAATGATTTGGTGGGGCGTCTCACGTTAGAGGAAAAGATTTCTCAAATGTTGAATAACGCTCCTGCCATAGATCGGCTGGGAATTCCTGCATATAATTGGTGGAATGAGTGTTTACATGGAGTAGCCAGAAGTCCCTATCCAGTTACTTCTTTCCCTCAAGCCATTGCTATGGCAGCTACCTGGGATACAGAATCTGTTCATCAGATGGCGGTATATGCTTCGGATGAAGGACGTGCTATTTATCACGATGCTACCCGGAAAGGGACTCCCGGAATATTCAGAGGATTAACTTACTGGAGTCCGAATATCAATATATTCCGGGACCCGCGTTGGGGGCGGGGACAGGAAACGTATGGCGAAGATCCTTTTTTAACTGCTTCCATTGGTGTTTCATTTGTGAAAGGTCTTCAGGGTGATGATCCGGTTTACCTGAAATCTTCAGCATGTGCTAAACATTATGCAGTACATAGTGGTCCGGAATGGAACCGGCATACGTATGATGCTAAAGTGAATAACCATGATTTGTGGGATACCTATCTTCCGGCATTTAAGGAATTGGTGGTCGAAGGAAAAGTGACGGGAGTAATGTGTGCTTATAACTCCTTCTTTGGGCAACCCTGTTGTGGCAATGATCTTTTGATGATGGATATTTTGCGAAATCATTGGAAGTTTGGCGGCTATGTAACTTCAGATTGCGGGGCTGTTGAAGACTTTTATAATACTCATAAAACACATCAGGATGCAGCTGCAGCCTCTGCGGATGCTGTGTTGCATGGTACAGATTGTGAATGTGGTAATGGAGCTTACCGGGCATTGGCGGATGCCGTTCTCAGAGGATTGATAACAGAAAAGCAGATAGATGAATCTTTGAAGAAATTATTTGAAATCCGCTTCCGGCTGGGTATGTTCGATCCGGATGACCGTGTACCTTATTCAAATATACCTTTATCAGTTCTGGAGTGTGACGCTCATAAAGCTCATGCATTGAAAATAGCTCGTCAGTCTATTGTGTTGCTGAAGAATCAAGATCAGTTGTTGCCTTTGAATAAGAATAAAATAAAGAAGATAGCAGTGGTCGGTCCGAATGCTGATGATAAAAGTGTATTACTTGCTAACTACTATGGTTATCCGTCACATATAACTACAGCACTGGAAGGTATTCAAAAGAAAGTGGGCAATCAGGTGGAAGTGGTCTACGAGAAAGGTGTTAATCTGACTGATGATTTTGTTTTCACCTCAGCTTATGAAGATGCTTTGTTCTGTTATGACGGGCAGCAGGGCTTTAAGGCTGACTATTATCAAAATACGCAGTGGCAAGGAAATCCCGGATTATCTCGTTTGGAAAAGACTGTTGATTATCAGTGGGGAGATGGTCAGGATGTTGGCGATGGCATCATTACCAGGCAGATGTCTGCTGTTTGGAGTACTGTATTTACACCGAAACAGACAGGTGAGGTTTGCTTTGAACTGAAGGCTGATGATAAAGCAGAACTGTATATTGATGGAGTAAAGCAGAATAAAGTTGGAAATATAAACTCATATTATCTGTTGAATGCAGAAAAGGGTAAATCCTATCCGATAGAAATCCGCTATGTTCAACATGCGGATAATGCAGAAATCAAGTTTGATATGGGAATACTTCGGAAGGCTGATTACAAGCAAACTGCTGCTGCGGTGAAGGATGCAGATGTGATTATCTTTGTGGGTGGTCTTTCTGCCAAAGTAGAAGGTGAGGAGATGGGGGTGGAAATAGAAGGTTTCAAACGGGGTGACCGGACTTCTATCTCTATTCCTTCCGTGCAGCAAAACTTATTGAAAGAATTATATGCAACCGGTAAGCCAGTCGTTTTTGTTATGATGACAGGAAGTGCTTTAGGACTTGAATGGGAATCTGCCCATCTTCCGGCTATCTTGAATGCATGGTATGGCGGTCAGGCTGGCGGACAAGCTATAGCCGATGTGTTATTTGGAGATTATAATCCTTCAGGACGTTTACCGCTGACCTTCTATAAGAGTGTAAACGATTTGCCTGATTTCGAAGATTACAGCATGGAGAATCGTACTTACCGTTATTTTACAGGAACGCCGGTTTATCCCTTTGGCTATGGATTGAGCTATACGACTTTTCAATATTCCTCTTTGAAATTGCAACCGTCACCGGATAAACGGTCAGTTAAGGTTACAGCAAAAATCACCAATACAGGGAAGATGGAAGGAGAGGAAGTTGCTCAGTTGTATGTTTCCAATCCTCGTGATTTTGTAACTCCGATTCGGGCATTGAAGGGCTTTAAACGGATTAATCTGAAGCCGGGAGAATCACAAACAGTGGAGTTTGTCCTGACATCTAAGGAACTGTCTGTCGTTGATATTTCTGGAAAATCTGTACCCATGAAAGGAAAAGTACAGATATCATTGGGAGGAGGACAACCATCTACTCAGATGATAAAGAGCAAATCATGTGTGCAAGGAGATATTTTATAG
- a CDS encoding type 1 glutamine amidotransferase family protein yields the protein MKQEVLFLLLNDYADWEGAFLSISLNAGVLPGNEVKYISKTVAPTLDEVRSIGGFRTVPDYSFQTMPADYAALVLIGGMQWQSPESELVVPIVQDALQRGKIVGAICNASAFMGAHGFLNDVKHTSNTLPYLKQFAGSAYTNEAGYQEKQAVSDKNIVTANGTGHLEFTRELLLLLNADTPERIDAAYDYYKNGFVR from the coding sequence ATGAAACAGGAAGTCTTATTTCTTCTATTGAATGATTATGCCGATTGGGAAGGTGCATTCCTTTCTATTTCTTTAAATGCCGGAGTGTTACCGGGTAACGAAGTAAAATATATATCAAAGACAGTTGCCCCGACGCTGGATGAAGTTCGTTCTATAGGCGGGTTCCGCACAGTGCCGGATTATAGTTTTCAGACTATGCCTGCCGATTATGCGGCATTGGTTCTGATAGGCGGCATGCAGTGGCAATCACCCGAATCGGAGTTGGTGGTGCCAATTGTGCAGGATGCATTACAGCGTGGCAAGATAGTTGGAGCTATTTGCAATGCTTCTGCCTTTATGGGGGCGCATGGGTTCCTGAACGATGTAAAGCATACCAGTAACACACTTCCATATCTGAAACAATTCGCAGGTAGCGCATATACTAATGAAGCCGGATACCAGGAAAAGCAGGCAGTCAGCGATAAGAATATCGTAACTGCCAACGGAACCGGACATTTGGAGTTTACCCGTGAATTATTACTTCTTTTGAATGCTGATACTCCGGAAAGGATTGATGCTGCTTATGATTATTATAAAAATGGCTTTGTGAGGTAA
- a CDS encoding aldo/keto reductase, giving the protein MEEHNKNINRRDFLKIVGISAATTTAAATLYSCKQKDGVIPGGSTSTPVPTDKMTYRTSVAQKDRVSLLGYGCMRWPTVPSPDGKGDIIDQDAVNELVDYAIAHGVNYFDTSPVYVQGWSEKSTGIALKRHPREKLFIATKLSNFSNYSRENSIAMYRKSFEDLQTDYIDYYLLHSIGNGGIEAFKARYIDNGMMEFLLKEREAGRIRNLGFSFHGTVDTYDYALSLHDEVKWDFVQIQLNYVDWKHSSGRNVNADYLYDELVKRNIPAIIMEPLLGGRLSNVPTHIMTRLKQRRPEDSVASWAFRFAGSPELVLTVLSGMTYMEHLQDNIRTYSPLIPLTDDDKEFLEETAQLMLKYPTVPCNDCKYCMPCPYGIDIPAVLIHYNKCVNEGNVPKSQQDENYRKARQAFLVGYDRSVPRLRQANHCIGCDQCSPHCPQSINIPRELRRIDGFVEQLKQETL; this is encoded by the coding sequence ATGGAAGAACATAATAAAAATATAAACCGTAGGGATTTTCTGAAAATTGTGGGCATCAGTGCCGCTACGACAACGGCTGCTGCGACTCTTTATAGTTGCAAACAGAAGGATGGGGTGATTCCGGGAGGTAGTACATCGACTCCGGTGCCTACTGATAAGATGACTTACCGCACTTCTGTGGCTCAGAAAGACCGTGTTTCACTTCTGGGTTATGGCTGTATGCGTTGGCCGACTGTTCCTTCACCGGATGGGAAAGGAGATATAATTGATCAGGATGCAGTGAACGAATTAGTAGATTATGCCATTGCGCACGGCGTGAATTATTTCGATACATCTCCGGTGTATGTACAGGGGTGGTCGGAAAAATCTACTGGTATTGCATTAAAACGTCATCCGCGCGAGAAACTGTTTATTGCTACAAAGTTATCCAACTTTAGTAATTATAGCCGTGAAAACTCCATAGCTATGTATCGTAAGTCTTTCGAAGATTTGCAGACAGATTATATCGATTACTATTTGTTGCACTCTATCGGTAATGGTGGAATAGAAGCATTCAAAGCACGATATATAGACAATGGTATGATGGAGTTTCTGTTGAAGGAACGGGAGGCTGGGCGTATCCGTAATCTGGGATTTTCTTTCCATGGTACAGTGGATACTTATGACTATGCACTTTCTCTACATGATGAGGTGAAATGGGACTTTGTACAGATACAGCTCAATTATGTGGACTGGAAACATTCTTCGGGACGTAATGTAAATGCGGACTACCTATATGATGAATTGGTAAAACGAAATATCCCGGCAATCATTATGGAGCCATTGCTGGGTGGAAGATTGTCTAATGTACCTACTCATATTATGACACGCCTTAAGCAGCGTCGTCCGGAAGATAGTGTGGCTTCGTGGGCTTTTCGTTTTGCAGGCTCACCGGAACTGGTGTTGACGGTATTGAGTGGTATGACGTATATGGAGCATCTTCAAGATAATATTCGTACCTATTCTCCGCTGATTCCTTTGACAGATGATGATAAGGAGTTTCTGGAAGAAACGGCACAGTTGATGTTGAAGTACCCTACTGTACCGTGCAATGACTGTAAATACTGTATGCCTTGTCCGTATGGCATTGATATTCCTGCTGTGCTTATACATTATAATAAATGTGTAAATGAGGGAAATGTGCCGAAAAGCCAACAAGACGAGAATTATAGAAAGGCACGCCAAGCTTTTCTTGTTGGTTATGACCGTAGTGTGCCACGCCTGCGACAGGCAAATCATTGCATTGGTTGCGATCAATGTTCGCCTCACTGTCCGCAGAGTATTAATATTCCCAGGGAGTTGCGCCGTATTGACGGGTTCGTGGAGCAACTGAAACAGGAAACGTTGTAG
- a CDS encoding 4Fe-4S binding protein — protein MLRKIRLTFAIFFFVLITLLFLDFTGTLHAWFGWMAKIQFLPALLALNIGVVIILIALTLLFGRVYCSVICPLGVFQDVVSWLGKKRKKNRYSYSPALSWLRYGVLGVFILALIGGVGSLVALLAPYSSYGRIVSNLFAPVYQWGNNLLALLVERADSYMFYSVDVWMKAMGTFVIAVLTFVILAVLAWRNGRTYCNTICPVGTVLGFFSRFSLLKPVIDTSKCNGCGLCARNCKAACIDSKNHKIDYSRCVACMDCIGKCKKGAIRYERPHKEVQKPLAAEKVTGVSPEQVDNARRAFFSAGAVFAASTLLKAQEKKVDGGLAVIEDKKIPERTTPIVPAGSLSIRNFAQHCTACQLCVSVCPNQVLRPSGNLMTLMQPEMSYERGYCRPECAKCAEVCPTDAIHLTSLADKSSIQIGHAVWIRKNCVPLTDGVNCGNCARHCPVAAIEMVPSEVDNPDSPKIPVVNVERCIGCGACENLCPARPFSAIYVEGHERHRVI, from the coding sequence ATGTTACGAAAAATCAGACTAACGTTTGCCATATTCTTTTTCGTGCTGATCACGCTTTTGTTCCTCGATTTTACGGGAACGTTGCATGCTTGGTTCGGTTGGATGGCTAAAATTCAGTTTTTGCCTGCTTTGTTGGCACTGAATATCGGGGTTGTGATAATCCTGATAGCATTGACACTGCTCTTTGGGCGTGTGTATTGTTCTGTAATCTGTCCGTTGGGCGTATTTCAGGATGTAGTTTCATGGTTGGGTAAAAAGCGGAAAAAGAATCGCTATTCGTATTCACCTGCACTTAGTTGGTTGCGTTATGGAGTGCTGGGAGTATTTATTCTGGCTCTGATAGGAGGAGTTGGTTCGTTGGTTGCCTTACTGGCACCTTATAGTTCTTACGGGCGAATAGTTTCTAATCTGTTTGCTCCGGTTTATCAGTGGGGAAACAACCTGCTTGCTCTTTTGGTCGAACGGGCAGATAGCTATATGTTTTATTCTGTAGATGTCTGGATGAAGGCTATGGGAACTTTTGTGATAGCTGTTCTGACATTTGTTATTTTGGCTGTACTGGCCTGGCGCAACGGGCGTACATATTGCAATACAATTTGTCCGGTAGGAACAGTATTGGGATTCTTTTCACGTTTTTCTTTGCTGAAACCAGTAATCGATACGAGTAAATGTAATGGTTGCGGTTTGTGCGCACGTAATTGTAAGGCGGCATGCATTGATTCTAAAAATCATAAAATAGATTATAGCCGTTGTGTGGCTTGTATGGATTGCATTGGTAAATGTAAGAAAGGAGCTATCCGTTATGAGCGTCCTCATAAGGAAGTGCAGAAACCATTAGCGGCTGAAAAAGTGACGGGTGTTTCACCGGAGCAGGTGGACAATGCACGCCGTGCTTTCTTTTCTGCCGGTGCCGTATTTGCTGCAAGTACATTGCTGAAGGCACAGGAGAAAAAAGTGGATGGTGGATTGGCTGTCATTGAGGATAAGAAAATACCGGAACGGACGACACCTATTGTACCGGCAGGTTCATTGAGTATTCGTAATTTTGCGCAGCATTGTACGGCTTGCCAGCTTTGTGTATCAGTGTGCCCTAATCAGGTTTTACGCCCATCCGGTAATCTGATGACGTTGATGCAGCCGGAGATGTCTTATGAACGTGGTTATTGTCGTCCGGAATGTGCGAAGTGTGCCGAAGTATGTCCGACGGATGCGATTCATCTTACCAGTCTGGCTGATAAATCATCTATCCAGATCGGTCATGCCGTATGGATCAGGAAGAATTGTGTGCCGTTGACTGATGGAGTAAATTGCGGCAATTGTGCCCGTCATTGCCCGGTAGCGGCGATAGAAATGGTTCCGTCTGAGGTAGATAATCCGGATTCTCCAAAGATTCCGGTTGTCAATGTAGAGCGTTGTATTGGTTGTGGTGCCTGTGAGAATCTTTGTCCGGCACGCCCTTTCAGTGCTATCTATGTGGAGGGACATGAGAGACATCGAGTAATATAA